From the Malus domestica chromosome 17, GDT2T_hap1 genome, one window contains:
- the LOC114822422 gene encoding uncharacterized protein encodes MGSQNLEFHVFLFPYMGRGHIIPISDMAKLFAAQGARTTIVTTPLNASTFSKATQSSKTNSGSVKVEIKTIKFPSVEAGLPDGCENLDSLPPPDGCGHQLDPSPPYLRCRHCKERLLRGVQTLTCVFCGREHCKDLPPDPINFRDTFGYRWLLQYLSLSGSEIVDLPVGANELNRTQTGRKDELSLADLLNLEIKWTSKPEKIETDLPNEIPNLLKLPDLAGVNLDNFFLEGKKGGALSNSEELFRSSTQIVGKERFQGHETLRLFENVKPFETVVQTTEGESGDSGWAASFQFAASESQASGNLPQASETLPPASGNLPQASEILPRASENLPQASESFPQESKSLDPFVGSTVDLSAYIGTVFGSVVDSMNEKSNHSVTGSASMSSNWFQDDLLGVSNSGFLEGLNGWKSLLR; translated from the exons ATGGGTAGCCAAAACCTTGAGTTCCACGTCTTCTTGTTCCCTTACATGGGTCGCGGCCACATTATACCGATCTCAGATATGGCCAAGCTATTCGCAGCGCAAGGAGCGAGGACAACCATAGTCACAACTCCTCTCAACGCTTCAACATTCTCCAAAGCCACTCAGTCAAGCAAAACCAATTCCGGCAGCGTCAAAGTCGAAATCAAAACCATCAAGTTCCCTTCTGTAGAAGCCGGTCTGCCAGATGGTTGTGAGAATCTCGACTCACTCCCCCCACCAGATGGTTGTGGACATC AGTTGGATCCATCCCCGCCGTACCTGAGGTGCAGGCATTGCAAAGAGCGGCTGCTGAGGGGCGTTCAGACGCTGACCTGCGTCTTCTGCGGCAGAGAACACTGCAAGGACCTCCCTCCCGACCCCATCAATTTCCGGGATACTTTTGGGTACCGTTGGCTGCTCCAGTACCTGAGCTTAAGTGGATCG GAGATAGTGGATTTACCTGTTGGAGCAAATGAATTAAACAGAACACAGACTGGGCGGAAAGATGAGTTAAGTCTGGCTGATCTCTTAAATCTTGAAATAAAATGGACCTCTAAGCCAGAGAAAATTGAGACTGATCTCCCAAATGAGATCCCTAATCTGCTCAAATTACCAGATTTGGCTGGAGTCAATCTCGACAACTTTTTCTTAGAAGGAAAGAAAGGTGGTGCTTTGAGTAATTCCGAAGAGTTGTTCAGGTCTAGCACACAGATTGTCGGTAAAGAGCGTTTCCAAGGTCATGAAACTCTTAGGTTGTTTGAGAATGTAAAGCCTTTTGAGACAGTTGTGCAGACTACTGAAGGAGAGAGTGGTGATTCTGGTTGGGCGGCAAGTTTTCAGTTTGCTGCTTCTGAATCACAAGCTTCTGGAAACCTTCCTCAAGCTTCTGAAACCCTTCCTCCGGCCTCTGGAAACCTTCCTCAAGCTTCTGAAATCCTTCCTCGAGCTTCTGAAAACCTCCCTCAAGCTTCTGAAAGCTTTCCCCAAGAATCAAAATCCCTTGACCCCTTTGTGGGTTCCACGGTGGATCTTTCTGCCTACATAGGCACAGTATTTGGATCTGTAGTGGACTCaatgaatgaaaaatcaaaCCATAGTGTGACTGGGTCTGCATCCATGTCCTCCAACTGGTTTCAAGATGATCTGTTGGGCGTTTCCAACTCTGGGTTTCTTGAGGGCCTGAACGGTTGGAAATCCTTGCTGAGGTGA
- the LOC103404842 gene encoding scopoletin glucosyltransferase-like, which produces MGSQNREFHVFLFPFMSHGHMIPISDMAKLFAAQGVKTTIVTTPLNASTFYKATQSSKTNSGSVKVEIKTIKFPSEAGLPDGCEILDSLASPELSTNFLKATSLLQEPLEQLLLDQNPSFLLADICFPWATDAAAKFDIPRLVFHGTSFFALAASYNMSKYEPFKNSSSDLEPFVIPNFPGEITMTRAQVPAFDKENIENDVTRMLKRAKESEQTSYGIVVNSFYELEPVYADYYRNVLGRKAWHIGPVSLCNRSNEEKAFRGKASSINEHDCLKWLGSKEPNSVVYVCFGSMAKFNASQLKKIAMGLQASGQDFIWVVRRGKDDDMEKEDWLPEGFEHKMEGKGLIIRGWAPQLLILNHRAVGGFVTHCGWNSTLEGIAAGLPMVTWPVSAEQFYNEKLVTQVLKIGVGVGAQKWVSLVGDFVKKKAVDKAVRRIMVGGEAEEMRSRAWELADQAKRAIEKGGSSDSDLNALIEELKSRG; this is translated from the coding sequence ATGGGTAGCCAAAACCGTGAGTTCCACGTCTTCTTGTTCCCTTTCATGAGTCACGGCCACATGATACCGATCTCAGATATGGCCAAGCTATTCGCAGCGCAAGGAGTGAAGACAACCATAGTCACAACTCCTCTCAACGCTTCAACATTCTACAAAGCCACTCAATCAAGCAAAACCAATTCCGGCAGCGTCAAAGTCGAAATCAAAACCATCAAGTTCCCTTCAGAAGCCGGTCTACCAGATGGTTGTGAGATTCTCGACTCACTCGCTTCACCAGAATTATCCACCAATTTCCTCAAAGCAACAAGCTTGCTCCAAGAACCGCTTGAGCAGCTTCTGCTCGACCAAAACCCTAGTTTCCTTTTGGCTGACATATGTTTTCCATGGGCAACTGATGCAGCTGCAAAGTTTGATATTCCGAGGTTGGTTTTTCATGGCACTAGTTTCTTCGCCTTGGCTGCCTCATATAATATGAGCAAGTATGAGCCTTTCAAGAACAGTTCGTCCGATTTGGAACCTTTTGTGATTCCGAATTTTCCTGGTGAGATTACGATGACAAGAGCCCAAGTGCCTGCTTTTGACAAGGAAAATATTGAAAACGACGTGACCCGGATGCTCAAACGGGCCAAGGAATCTGAGCAGACGAGCTATGGAATTGTTGTGAACAGTTTCTATGAGCTCGAACCGGTTTATGCAGATTATTACAGAAACGTTTTGGGGAGGAAGGCTTGGCATATAGGCCCTGTTTCTCTGTGCAATAGAAGCAATGAAGAAAAAGCATTTAGAGGAAAAGCATCTTCCATCAACGAGCACGATTGCTTGAAGTGGCTTGGTTCAAAAGAACCCAATTCGGTGGTTTATGTGTGTTTTGGAAGCATGGCTAAATTCAATGCCTCTCAGCTTAAGAAGATTGCAATGGGGCTTCAGGCTTCTGGGCAGGACTTCATTTGGGTAGTGAGGAGAGGAAAAGATGATGACATGGAGAAAGAGGATTGGCTGCCAGAAGGGTTTGAGCATAAAATGGAAGGGAAAGGACTAATAATAAGAGGGTGGGCCCCGCAGCTTCTGATTCTTAATCATAGGGCTGTTGGCGGGTTTGTAACTCACTGTGGGTGGAACTCGACGTTGGAAGGCATTGCGGCTGGGTTGCCGATGGTGACGTGGCCGGTGTCGGCGGAGCAGTTTTACAACGAGAAGCTGGTGACCCAAGTGCTGAAAATAGGTGTTGGAGTGGGTGCTCAGAAATGGGTTAGTCTTGTTGGGGATTTCGTTAAGAAGAAAGCTGTTGATAAAGCTGTAAGGAGGATTATGGTGGGTGGGGAAGCAGAGGAAATGAGAAGTAGAGCTTGGGAACTTGCAGATCAGGCAAAGAGGGCTATTGAGAAAGGAGGATCATCCGATTCTGATTTGAATGCCCTAATTGAAGAGTTGAAATCCCGTGGTTAA